The Deinococcus hopiensis KR-140 sequence CCCGCCCTCACGGGCGATAAAGTCGGCGGCCATCCGCAGGGTTTCTTCCACCCAGCCGTAGTCGTTGCTCAGGGTGGCGACGCCCAGCACCTCCCAGTCGTGGGCATTGAGGCCGTCGAGGCGGGCGACGGTGAGGGGATAGCGGGCCTTGAGTCGCTCGACGACGGGCCGCACCAGGGCGCGTTTTTCCTTGAGGTTCGACACCCAGGGCATCTCGACGCGCACAGTCAGGATGCCCACATACCCGAGGGCCATTCCCGCCCGCCCTACAGCATTCCCGCCAGGAAGCCCTGCGTGCGTACGGCGCGCACGAGGTCCATGACGGTCTGCTGGCTGGGGTCGTAGTCAATCTCGATCTGGCCCTCGTCGGGGGTGGCCCGCGCGATGCCGGGCAGGCCGCGCAGGTGGGCCGCGACCCGCTCGCCGGATTCGCGGTTCATGCCGCGCACGCCGAGAAGCACACGGATGGGTTTGTTCGTCATGCCGGTCATTATGCCCCCCCTCCCGCGCCTACACGCTGTCCAGGAGCCGTGTCCGCCCGCGTGCCCAGGTGGCGCACGGCGTATTGGCCCGTCACGTGCGCGCCCTCTTCGCCGGCCGCCGCGACCAACTGGGGGATCAGGGCAAAATGCACCTCGTAGACGGCCGTATCGTAGGCGCTCTTGACGGTGGCGTGCAGCAGCCCAGAAGCGACCGAAGGCCCAGCTTCAGGGCTCAGCAGCACCGTCCGCACAAGGACGATGGGCCGGTCGCCCTGCCAGACGTGCTGCGCCAGAACCGCGCCCTGGACCTCTCCGGCCTCGTCGCCCGCGACGAAGGAGTGTTCGCTGCGCTCGTAAAACTTCAGGGCCGGGAGGCTGGTACTCAGGCGGCCCTCGCGCTCGCGTTGGGGCAGGGTATCGAAGGCGGGGTCCAGGTGGCGCTGTGCGGCAAGGTCCAGCGCCTGCAGGGCCGGGTAGTCGGCTTCGGAAAAGGTGCGGTAACGCATGGGGTCAGGGTAGCGTGGAAGCTGTGGGCGGTTGGGCCCAGCGCAGGCCCAGCGCTCAGCGGGCTGTACCAGCCAAGCGCTCGTCTGCGGACCTGTAGGGCCGCTGGCAGAGACCTGACGGGTCCCATCAGGGGAGAGGGTCAAGCGCGCCTCACTCCACCTCGGCCGTTTCCACCGGGTAGCGCCCGCGCCACAGCGCCCAGCCTTCTTCGGGAAAGGCCCGTTTGGCCTCGGGGGCAAAGAGGCGTGCGCCCTCGGCTTCCAGCTCCGGCACGGGGCAGGGCACCACGTCGGTGTCCTGCATGGCGGGGTGATCGCTCCAGGCGATCAGCCGGCCCGAGCCGCCCCAGGGATCGTGGGTGGCCCACACCACGCGGCCCACGCCGAGCAGGGCCGCCGCGCCACCGCACATCAAGCAGGGTTCCAGGCTGGTGTAAAGGGTGAGTTCTGCTCCCTCCCGCACCTTACCCAGCGCGAAAAACAGGTCCATCTCGGCGTGGGCCACGCTGGCCGCCCCCACGTGTTCGGGGCTCTGGGCCTCGCCCACCCGGTTGCGGCCCCGGGCGATCACACGGCCTTCGGCGTCCACGAGGACCGCCCCGACGGGCGCACTTCCGGCCACTTGGGCTTCACGGGCCAGCCGCAGGGCTTCTTCCAGATGGGGACGGTGAACAGCGGGATCAAGCGCAGGCATGGCGGCAGTGTGGCACGCCCTCCCCAGCTGTCCGGTGAGGTAAGGGCAAGGTTCTCCACACCCGTGAACCTTGAACTGCGTTTATACTTGAACCCAGTTCAATAACTCAGACGGGCCACCCGGCTCGCGTGGTTCCCGCCGCCCCACGAGGGGTGAGCGGCTGGAGGAGGGGGAAGGCCGTGCCAACGACAGGAGCGATGACAAGACCGTGGCTGGAGCAGTACGAGAAAGGCGTACCGCGCGACTTCGCGCCGGGCAACGACGTGCTGCCGGACCTGTTGCGCCGCAGCGCCGAGGGGTATGCGGACCGGACCGCGCTGACCTTCCTGGGTGCCGTGACCAGTTACGGCGAGTTGTGGGAAGACGCGCTGCGCTTCGCCGCCGCACTGCAAAAAATTGGGGTGCAGCCCGGCGAACGCGTCAGCGTCATGCTGCCCAACTGCCCGCAGTTCGTGGTGGCGTTCTACGGCGCGCTGCTCGCCGGGGCCACGGTGGTGAACACCAGCCCGCTGTACGTGCCGGGCGAACTCGAACACCAGCTGCGCGACAGTGGCAGCGAGACGCTGATCCTGCTGGACACGTTTTACCCGCGCTACACGCAGGTGGCGGCCAGGGTGCCTGTGCAGCGCGTGATCGTGACTGGGATTCAGGACGCGCTGCCCTTTCCCAAGAACGTGCTCTATCCCCTCAAGGCGCGGCGAGAGGGCAGCTGGGTGGGGGTGAAGGCGGGCGGCTCGGTGTACAGCTTCAAGGCACTGCTCAAGGGCCAGGCCCCCACGCCCCACCCCGTGACGGTTCACCCCGACGGGGTGGCGCTGCTGCAGTACACCGGCGGCACGACCGGCGTGCCCAAGGGCGCGATGCTGACGCACGCGAACCTCGTGGCAAACGCCGGGCAGGCCCGCGCGTGGATGACGGACCTTCAGCCCGGCACCGAGGTCTGCCTGGCCGCCATTCCCTTTTTCCACGTGTACGGCATGACGGTGGCGATGAACCTCAGCGTGCTGATCGCAGCGAACATCGTGCTGGTGCCCAACGCGCGCGACATTAAAATGGTCCTCTCGCAGATCGCCGAGAGCGGCGCCACCCTGTTTCCCGGCGTGCCCACGCTATACAACGCGATCAACAACCACCCCGACACGCCCGCGCATGACCTGACCAGCATCCGCGCCTGCATCAGCGGCAGCGCGCCCCTGCTGCTGGAAACGGCGCGGCAGTTCCGGCAAATCACGGGCGGAGCGAATCTGGTGGAAGGCTACGGCCTCACCGAGGCCAGCCCCATCACCCACACCAACCCGATTGCGGGCGAGCAGCGCGAGGGCAGCATCGGCCTGCCCGTGCCCGGCATGGACGCCCTGGTGATGAACGAGTTGGGCCAACCCCTTGCCTGCGGCGAGGTGGGCGAGCTGTGGGTCTCGGGCCCCAATATCATGCGCGGCTACTGGGGACGACCCGACGAGACGGCAGGGGTGCTGCGCGAATACGCGGGCCAGACCTGGCTGCTGACGGGCGACATGGCGGTGATGGAGGAGGGCGGCTATTTCCGCATCGTGGACCGCAAGAAGGACCTGATTATTGCGGGCGGTTACAACATCTACCCGCGCGAGGTGGAAGAGGTGCTGATGACCCACCCGGCCGTGCTGGAGGCGGCGGCGGTGGGGGTGCCCGACGCCTACCGGGGTGAGAGCGTCCACGCCGTGGTGGCCCTCAAGCCGGGGGCGAGCGTTACGGAAGCCGAAATCGTCGCCCACTGCCGCAATGGGCTGAGTCCCTACAAGGTGCCGCGCAGCGTGGAGTTCCGCCCCGAACTGCCCAAGACGGCGGTGGGCAAGGTGCTGCGCCGCCAGCTGGCGGAGGAGGCGCGGGCCGCGGGGGAGCAGAAGGCGGCGAGCTGACCTCCCCTTTCCCCACGCCCCGGGAGCCGCGCAGGTGCCGGGGCGTTCTCGCGGCCTCATTCGGCGCGAAACGGCTGCTCTATCATGGCTGGGTATGCCGCATTCCTGCCCCCTCCCGGGAGACAGCCCTTGTTCCTGAGATTTCTCAAACTCACCACGTCGCTCCTCCTGGCGGGAGGGGTGGCCGCCGCCGGGGTGGGAGCCACCTACGTGACCAAGTGGACGCGGGAGCTGCCCGACTACCGCGAGCTCGACAACCTCAGCCTGGGGGCCGAGACCCGCGTGTACGCAAGGGACGGCACACCGCTGGGCACCCTGGTGCCTACCATCGGCGAGCAGAAGATCAGCCGCACGCTGGTCCGGCTCGACGAGATCAGTCCCTTCATGACCGCGGCGCTGATTGCCAACGAGGACCGGCGGTTTTTCGAGCACTACGGGCTGGACCCCTACGGCATCGGGCGGCAGTTTCAGCGCCTGGCGCGCGGTGAGGAGGCCCAGGGCGGCTCGACGCTAACCAACCAGCTCATCAAGAACACGCTGCTGCTCGACGAGTACAACCAGGCCAGAACGCCGGACCGCAAGATCAAGGAGTGGTTGCTGAGCGTGCAGGTGGAGCGCGCCTTTACCAAGGAAGAGATCCTGCGCAACTACCTCAACGCGATCTACTGGGGGGACGGCGGCCCGGTGGAGTTGTACGGCATCTACTCGGCGGCGCAGGCGTACTTCCGCAAGACGCCCAAGCAGCTTTCCCTGGCCGAGAGCGCGTACCTGACGGCCCTGATCCCGAGCCCCAACCGCTACCGCGATTACAAGGGACAGGTGCGGCCCGTTATGAAGACGCTGCTGGCGCGCATGGTGGAAGACAAGTGGATCACCCAGGTTCAAGCCGACGCCGCGTGGCACGAGAAGTTGCAGCCACGCGGGTGGAAGGTGACCTACGACGCGGGGGGCAACGTCACGTCGGCGCAGCTCGTGGACCCCTCGGCCAAAGAACTCAAGGCGGTGACCACCACCCGCGCGGGGCACTTTACCAGCCAGGTGGAGCAGGAACTGATCCGGCGCTTCGGACGGGAGAAGGTGTACGGCTCGGGCGGCCTGCGGGTCTACACCACCCTGGACCCCAAGATTCAGGACGCGGTGGAAACGGCCAGCCGGGAAGCACAGGGGGTCTCGGCGCAGGGGCTGCCGCGCGGGACAACGCTGGGAGCCGTGATTACCGACCCCTACACCGGGGAGGTACTCGGTATGGTCGGCCAACGAATCGTGCCGGGACGCCCAATCCCCGACTGGAACAATGCCGCGCAGGGCCAGCGGCAGATCGGCTCGACCATCAAGCCGCTGCTGTACACGACGGCCCTCTCGACCGGGCTGACCGAGGACCACCGCGAGGACGACAAGCCCATCTCGTTTCCCTGCGACAGCTGCAAGGGCGGCGTGTACAGCCCCCAGAACTTCGAAGGCCATACCACCTACCGCAGCATGACCATCCGGGAAGCGCTGGACCGCTCGCTGAACCTGGTCACGGTGCGCCTCGCCGACCGGATCGGCCTGCAGACCTTTTTCGGCAAGCTGCGCGAGCTGGGGCTGCAGACAAACGACGGCACCGGCCTGGCAGCGGCGCTGGGCGCGGTGGAAACCACGCCGGTCAAGATGGCGGCGGCCTACGCGCCCTTTGTGAACGGTGGGCTGTACCGCGCGCCCCGTTACATCGCCCGCGTCACCACGGCCCGGGGCGAGGTGCTGTACGACGCGGCCAATGATCCCACCAAACCCAGGCGGGTGTGGTCGCCGCAGGTGGCTTGGCTGGGGCTGGACATGATCCGGGGCGTGGTCAACGACCTGACCCCGGCGCAGGGCGGGCTGGCCAGCCGGGCCAAGTTCGGCGACTGGCCGGTCGGCGGCAAGACGGGCACGAGTAACGGTCCCAAGGACTTCTGGTTCGTGGGAACCACGCCCCTGTACACCGGGGCCGTATGGGTGGGCAAACAGCAGGGCGGCGAGATGCCCGTCTCCTACTACTCGGGATTTGTCAACGCGCCCATCTGGCGGCGCATGATGGAACTTGCCCACGCCGGCAAGACGCCCACGAAGTTCGTGGAACCGCCTGGCATCCTGTATGTGAACGCCCCGGACCCGGGCTGGCTGCCAGGCGTGAAGATGGCGGTGCTGGACCCCAGGTTCAAGACCGACCAGACCCAGGTCGTGCAGGATGACCCCGCGCCCACCGTCTACAACGAGGTGGCCTGGTCGCCCAGCGCGCCTGATCCGCGCACCGCGCTGGTGCCGGTAGACCGCACCACCGGCCGCCTCGCCACTGAATTCACGCCGCCTGAGAACGTCGTGATGCGCCGGGTGGACATTGAGGCCCTGCCCGGCTACTCGCCGGACCCCAACCCTGCTCCCCTCAAGGACGAACAGCCGGACCCGCAGGCCCTCAAGGCTGTGCGCGCGCCGGGTACGGCCCCAGCCCCCACGCCCAAGGACGACACCTCGCCCTGAGCCTCGTCCTCTTCACGGACCCCCGGCTGCGGCTGGGGGTTTCGTCTGCCTCTGCCACCGCCTCTCACCGGCCTATCATCCACCCCGGCGGCAGGGGCGCGCATCATGCCGGGGATGAAACGCGCGCCCCTGCTGACCCTCCTGCTGGCCCTGGGCACGCCCGACGCGGGAGCGCGGGTGCGGCTGGGCGAGGCTCTGCCCGCTCATCCCTGGGCAGAGGCCGGGCGCGAGGTGATCGTGGTGTACTCGCACGACTGCGGCGACCTGGGTGAACTGTGGGGCGCGGTGATGAGCGCCGGACTGCCGGTGCGCGCCGTGAACGCCGAGGACGTGCCCGCCCCTGCGCCTGCCGGGCTCAACGTCTGGCGGGGCGCCGAGGCCACCGCCTTTGCCCGTGCCCTGCGCGTGGGCACCTATCCGGCGGTGCTGCTGGTGCGCGGCGGGCGTGTGCTGAACGCCTGGGAAGGGACGTTCCGGGGAGACCTGGGCATCACGCCCGGGTCCTGATCCCTAGCGGCCTTGCGGCGTGAAGAGGGGACCACCCGGGTAGGGATTTTTACGCTGCACCTCTTTCCTGGCCTGCGCGGCGAGGTGACGGACTGCTTCGGAGCACAGAACTGGGCGGCGCTGCGCCGGGGCTTTTCCGGCAGGCCCACCGTGCGAGGCGACAGGACCGTATCGCGTGGGCAGACCGTTCCTGGCCCACCTGCTGCGGCCACTGGGGCAGCTGTGCGCGCTGCGCCGCCCGCTGGGGAGGAGAACACCTTCTTCCCGCAGGCCGACCGCTCAGCCCGCGCGGCGGGGAGAGTCGAGTTCGAGGCGCCGAACTCCGCCTGCACTTCGTCGCGGTGCAAAAAGCGCACTCCGCGCCACAGCCCGGGCAGGAACTCGCACCACCCGCGCTTCATGCCCAGCGGTCGCTACGTCACGGCCCTCAGCGAGCAGGCGTGGGTCTCAGGGGGGAACCGCCTTGTGCCACAGGTCCTGATGATCAACCTCCCGGGGGAGCCCACCGTCTTCGGCTTCCTTTGCCGTCCACTTTGAAGCGGGTGGAGGCAAACCCGCAGCCCTCCCCTGTCTGCGCCACCTGCCACACGCCCGCAGCCCATGCACTAACGTGACCCATGACCGACACCACCGCAAAGAAGAAACTGAACTGGAACAGCCATCACGTCACCCAGGGCGACGAGCGCGCCCCCAACCGCGCGATGCTGCGGGCTGTGGGGTTCGGGGACGGCGATTTCGAGAAACCGATCATCGGCGTGGCGCACGCGCAGAGCAACATCACGCCCTGCAACAACGGGCTGGGCGAACTCGCCGGGCACATTACCGATGCCATTCGTGAGGGCGGAGGGATGCCGCAGGTCTACGGAACCATTACCGTATCCGACGGCATCTCCATGGGCACAGAGGGCATGAAGTGCAGCCTGGTCAGCCGGGAAGTGATCGCGGACTCTATCGAGACGGTTTCCCGGGGCCAAAGCCACGACGGCGTAATCGTGGTCGGCGGCTGCGACAAGAACATGCCCGGCGCGATGATCGGCATGGCGCGGCTGAACATCCCCGCCGTCTTCGTGTATGGCGGCACCATCAAGCCGGGACACTACGACGGCAAAGACCTGACCATCGTGTCGGTGTTCGAGGCGGTGGGCGCGTTCGGCGCAGGCAAGATCAGCCGCGAAGACTTCGAGCAGATCGAGAAGCGTGCCTGTCCCGGCAACGGCTCGTGTGGGGGCATGTACACGGCCAACACCATGTCCTCTGCCTTCGAGGCCCTGGGCATGAGCCTGCCGTATTCCAGCACCATGAGTGCGGTGGACGCTGAAAAGGCCACCTCCTCCGCCGACTCCGCCCGCGCCCTGCTGGAGCTGATCAAGCAAGACATCCGCCCGCTGGACATTCTGACCAAGGAGGCCTTTGAGAACGCCATCACGGTGGTGATGGCCGTGGGCGGCTCGACCAACGCGGTGCTGCACCTGATGGCGATTGCTCACGCCGCGGGCGTGCCCCTGGGCCTGGAGGATTTCGAGCGCATCCGCGAACGCACCCCGATCTTCTGTGACCTGAAGCCGAGTGGGCGCTA is a genomic window containing:
- a CDS encoding DUF503 domain-containing protein, with protein sequence MALGYVGILTVRVEMPWVSNLKEKRALVRPVVERLKARYPLTVARLDGLNAHDWEVLGVATLSNDYGWVEETLRMAADFIAREGGYRVAWEETDISVLGGEEDGGEEDGL
- a CDS encoding heavy-metal-associated domain-containing protein → MTGMTNKPIRVLLGVRGMNRESGERVAAHLRGLPGIARATPDEGQIEIDYDPSQQTVMDLVRAVRTQGFLAGML
- a CDS encoding DUF1999 domain-containing protein; this encodes MRYRTFSEADYPALQALDLAAQRHLDPAFDTLPQREREGRLSTSLPALKFYERSEHSFVAGDEAGEVQGAVLAQHVWQGDRPIVLVRTVLLSPEAGPSVASGLLHATVKSAYDTAVYEVHFALIPQLVAAAGEEGAHVTGQYAVRHLGTRADTAPGQRVGAGGGA
- a CDS encoding nucleoside deaminase; the encoded protein is MPALDPAVHRPHLEEALRLAREAQVAGSAPVGAVLVDAEGRVIARGRNRVGEAQSPEHVGAASVAHAEMDLFFALGKVREGAELTLYTSLEPCLMCGGAAALLGVGRVVWATHDPWGGSGRLIAWSDHPAMQDTDVVPCPVPELEAEGARLFAPEAKRAFPEEGWALWRGRYPVETAEVE
- a CDS encoding long-chain-fatty-acid--CoA ligase, giving the protein MTRPWLEQYEKGVPRDFAPGNDVLPDLLRRSAEGYADRTALTFLGAVTSYGELWEDALRFAAALQKIGVQPGERVSVMLPNCPQFVVAFYGALLAGATVVNTSPLYVPGELEHQLRDSGSETLILLDTFYPRYTQVAARVPVQRVIVTGIQDALPFPKNVLYPLKARREGSWVGVKAGGSVYSFKALLKGQAPTPHPVTVHPDGVALLQYTGGTTGVPKGAMLTHANLVANAGQARAWMTDLQPGTEVCLAAIPFFHVYGMTVAMNLSVLIAANIVLVPNARDIKMVLSQIAESGATLFPGVPTLYNAINNHPDTPAHDLTSIRACISGSAPLLLETARQFRQITGGANLVEGYGLTEASPITHTNPIAGEQREGSIGLPVPGMDALVMNELGQPLACGEVGELWVSGPNIMRGYWGRPDETAGVLREYAGQTWLLTGDMAVMEEGGYFRIVDRKKDLIIAGGYNIYPREVEEVLMTHPAVLEAAAVGVPDAYRGESVHAVVALKPGASVTEAEIVAHCRNGLSPYKVPRSVEFRPELPKTAVGKVLRRQLAEEARAAGEQKAAS
- a CDS encoding transglycosylase domain-containing protein, which codes for MAGYAAFLPPPGRQPLFLRFLKLTTSLLLAGGVAAAGVGATYVTKWTRELPDYRELDNLSLGAETRVYARDGTPLGTLVPTIGEQKISRTLVRLDEISPFMTAALIANEDRRFFEHYGLDPYGIGRQFQRLARGEEAQGGSTLTNQLIKNTLLLDEYNQARTPDRKIKEWLLSVQVERAFTKEEILRNYLNAIYWGDGGPVELYGIYSAAQAYFRKTPKQLSLAESAYLTALIPSPNRYRDYKGQVRPVMKTLLARMVEDKWITQVQADAAWHEKLQPRGWKVTYDAGGNVTSAQLVDPSAKELKAVTTTRAGHFTSQVEQELIRRFGREKVYGSGGLRVYTTLDPKIQDAVETASREAQGVSAQGLPRGTTLGAVITDPYTGEVLGMVGQRIVPGRPIPDWNNAAQGQRQIGSTIKPLLYTTALSTGLTEDHREDDKPISFPCDSCKGGVYSPQNFEGHTTYRSMTIREALDRSLNLVTVRLADRIGLQTFFGKLRELGLQTNDGTGLAAALGAVETTPVKMAAAYAPFVNGGLYRAPRYIARVTTARGEVLYDAANDPTKPRRVWSPQVAWLGLDMIRGVVNDLTPAQGGLASRAKFGDWPVGGKTGTSNGPKDFWFVGTTPLYTGAVWVGKQQGGEMPVSYYSGFVNAPIWRRMMELAHAGKTPTKFVEPPGILYVNAPDPGWLPGVKMAVLDPRFKTDQTQVVQDDPAPTVYNEVAWSPSAPDPRTALVPVDRTTGRLATEFTPPENVVMRRVDIEALPGYSPDPNPAPLKDEQPDPQALKAVRAPGTAPAPTPKDDTSP
- a CDS encoding penicillin-binding protein; protein product: MPGMKRAPLLTLLLALGTPDAGARVRLGEALPAHPWAEAGREVIVVYSHDCGDLGELWGAVMSAGLPVRAVNAEDVPAPAPAGLNVWRGAEATAFARALRVGTYPAVLLVRGGRVLNAWEGTFRGDLGITPGS
- the ilvD gene encoding dihydroxy-acid dehydratase, with product MTDTTAKKKLNWNSHHVTQGDERAPNRAMLRAVGFGDGDFEKPIIGVAHAQSNITPCNNGLGELAGHITDAIREGGGMPQVYGTITVSDGISMGTEGMKCSLVSREVIADSIETVSRGQSHDGVIVVGGCDKNMPGAMIGMARLNIPAVFVYGGTIKPGHYDGKDLTIVSVFEAVGAFGAGKISREDFEQIEKRACPGNGSCGGMYTANTMSSAFEALGMSLPYSSTMSAVDAEKATSSADSARALLELIKQDIRPLDILTKEAFENAITVVMAVGGSTNAVLHLMAIAHAAGVPLGLEDFERIRERTPIFCDLKPSGRYVATDLHAVGGIPRVMKMLLSAGLLHGDCLTVTGKTVAENLADEPHQPEEGQDVILPYSQPLYAQGHLAILRGNLAPEGSVAKISGLKQIKITGPARVFDSEEECMGAIMGDQIRAGDVLLIRYEGPKGGPGMREMLSPTSAIIGKGLGDSVGLITDGRFSGGTYGLVVGHVAPEAYVGGPIALVQEGDTIELNAETCELTLHVDDAEIARRRAAWVAPEPRYKRGVLAKYAKLVSSAAQGAVTD